Proteins encoded together in one Stutzerimonas stutzeri window:
- a CDS encoding PA2817 family protein yields MANPYHDHNLTLLAHLRGILLAMGEAEQVSEESHALFLERFDELIMNLQNVPEERHMGQDLICQVFHRYPQIAHLVPRDLLWFFGGDCLHFMPDEEIAVFQQLEERRYEAEQNDEPFDWNLEKQLLSMPDEGARH; encoded by the coding sequence ATGGCCAATCCATACCACGATCACAACCTGACTCTGCTGGCCCATCTGCGCGGCATCCTGCTTGCCATGGGCGAAGCCGAACAGGTCTCGGAAGAAAGCCACGCGCTGTTCCTCGAGCGCTTCGACGAGCTGATCATGAATCTGCAGAACGTACCGGAAGAGCGCCACATGGGTCAGGACCTGATCTGCCAGGTCTTCCACCGCTACCCACAGATCGCCCACCTGGTTCCGCGCGACCTGCTCTGGTTCTTCGGCGGCGACTGCCTGCACTTCATGCCCGACGAGGAAATCGCCGTCTTCCAGCAACTCGAAGAACGCCGCTATGAAGCCGAGCAGAACGACGAGCCCTTCGACTGGAATCTGGAAAAGCAGCTGCTGAGCATGCCGGACGAGGGCGCGCGGCATTGA
- a CDS encoding polysaccharide biosynthesis protein, producing the protein MLRFAEKLRARLVRLPRRQKRLIQVATDVVLVWSALWLAFFVRVGEAGFVEPLSGHAWIFGIAPLLSIPFFVRFGMYRAVMRYFGSDALMAIVKAVTLSALTLSLAIYWRSDVPKVIPRSMVFNYWWLSLVLIGGLRLVMRQYFMGDWFSPDSTIKFKFKGKDAGLPKVAVYGAGAAGNQLVAALRMGRAMRPVAFIDDDPNLQNRSIAGLRVYSAKHITQMVEETGAAEILLAIPSASRGRRREILEMLERFPLHVRSVPGFMDLASGKVQVEDIQEVDIADLLGRDAVPPQQALFEKCIRGKVVMVTGAGGSIGSELCRQILSSKPKALLLFEHCEFNLYSIHLELERLIERSSLATRLVPILGSIRNPERLLDVMRTWEVETIYHAAAYKHVPMVEHNVAEGVLNNVIGTLNTAQAAVQAGVSNFVLISTDKAVRPTNVMGSTKRVAELILQALSREPAPCLFGASGVHHVNKTRFTMVRFGNVLGSSGSVIPRFYAQIRAGGPVTVTHPKITRYFMTIPEAAQLVIQAGSMGQGGDVFVLDMGQPVKIAELAEKLIHLSGLSVRSEKCPHGDIAIEYTGLRPGEKLYEELLIGDNVSATEHPMIMRANEEHLDWDVLKDRLAKLLKAVESDDYPQVRQLLREVVSGYVPEGEIVDWIYQQRRVELE; encoded by the coding sequence GTGTTGAGGTTTGCTGAGAAACTTCGTGCCCGTCTGGTGCGGCTGCCGAGGCGGCAGAAGCGGCTGATTCAGGTGGCGACCGATGTGGTGCTGGTCTGGTCGGCTCTTTGGCTGGCGTTTTTCGTGCGGGTTGGCGAGGCCGGGTTTGTCGAGCCATTGAGTGGTCACGCTTGGATATTCGGTATAGCGCCGCTTCTCTCCATCCCTTTCTTTGTGCGCTTTGGCATGTACCGTGCGGTGATGCGCTATTTCGGCAGCGATGCGCTGATGGCCATCGTCAAGGCCGTCACGCTGTCGGCGCTGACGCTGTCGCTGGCGATCTACTGGCGGAGCGACGTGCCCAAGGTCATCCCGCGTTCGATGGTGTTCAACTACTGGTGGCTCAGCCTGGTACTGATTGGTGGCCTGCGCCTGGTGATGCGCCAGTACTTCATGGGTGACTGGTTTTCCCCCGACTCGACCATCAAGTTCAAGTTCAAGGGCAAGGATGCCGGGTTGCCGAAGGTGGCAGTTTACGGTGCCGGCGCGGCGGGTAATCAGCTGGTGGCGGCCTTGCGCATGGGCCGGGCGATGCGACCGGTGGCCTTCATCGACGACGATCCGAACCTGCAGAACCGTTCCATTGCCGGGCTGCGCGTCTATTCGGCCAAGCACATCACTCAGATGGTGGAGGAGACCGGCGCGGCCGAAATCCTGCTGGCCATTCCTTCTGCCTCGCGGGGCCGTCGGCGCGAGATTCTGGAAATGCTCGAGCGTTTTCCACTGCATGTGCGCAGTGTGCCTGGCTTTATGGATTTAGCGAGCGGCAAGGTGCAGGTCGAAGATATCCAGGAAGTGGATATCGCCGACCTGTTAGGGCGCGATGCTGTGCCGCCGCAGCAGGCACTGTTCGAGAAATGCATCCGCGGCAAGGTGGTGATGGTGACCGGTGCGGGTGGCTCCATCGGTTCGGAGTTGTGCCGGCAGATCCTGTCGAGCAAGCCCAAGGCGCTCCTGCTGTTCGAGCACTGCGAATTCAATCTGTACAGCATCCACCTTGAACTGGAGAGGTTGATCGAACGGTCGTCGCTGGCAACCCGGCTGGTGCCCATCCTGGGGTCGATTCGCAACCCGGAGCGTTTGTTGGACGTGATGCGCACCTGGGAGGTGGAGACGATCTACCACGCCGCGGCTTACAAGCATGTGCCGATGGTCGAACACAATGTGGCGGAGGGCGTACTGAACAACGTGATCGGCACCTTGAACACGGCACAGGCAGCGGTGCAGGCTGGTGTCAGCAACTTCGTTCTAATTTCTACCGACAAGGCTGTTCGCCCGACCAATGTGATGGGCAGCACCAAGCGTGTGGCTGAGCTGATTCTGCAGGCGTTGAGCCGTGAGCCGGCACCGTGTCTGTTCGGCGCCTCCGGGGTCCATCACGTCAACAAGACGCGCTTCACCATGGTGCGATTCGGTAATGTGCTCGGCTCGTCAGGCTCGGTGATACCGCGCTTCTATGCGCAGATTCGTGCGGGCGGGCCGGTGACGGTGACGCATCCGAAGATCACCCGTTATTTCATGACCATTCCCGAAGCGGCTCAGCTGGTGATTCAGGCGGGCTCGATGGGGCAGGGCGGTGACGTGTTCGTGCTGGATATGGGCCAGCCGGTGAAGATCGCTGAGTTGGCCGAGAAGTTGATTCATCTATCCGGTCTCAGCGTGCGTTCCGAGAAGTGTCCGCACGGGGACATTGCCATCGAGTACACCGGCCTGCGACCCGGTGAAAAGCTTTACGAGGAGCTGCTGATTGGTGACAACGTCAGTGCCACCGAGCACCCGATGATCATGCGCGCCAATGAGGAGCATCTCGATTGGGATGTACTCAAGGACCGGCTGGCGAAGCTGCTCAAGGCGGTGGAAAGCGATGATTACCCGCAGGTGCGGCAGCTGCTTCGCGAAGTAGTGAGTGGTTATGTGCCGGAGGGGGAGATCGTCGACTGGATCTATCAGCAGCGGCGAGTGGAGCTGGAATAA
- a CDS encoding sugar transferase, with product MIRIFDFVFSLLGLVFGFPVLVVLVIIGLFDTGSPIFRQVRVGRHQQPFTLVKFRTMRVDTASVATHLASSASITRFGRFLRKTKLDELPQLWNVLKGEMSLVGPRPGLFNQEELTAERARRGVYAVRPGITGLAQVSEIDMSTPALLAETDQKMIQSLTVADYFKYIFMTVAGKGAGDRIVHKG from the coding sequence GTGATCCGTATTTTCGATTTTGTTTTCTCTTTGCTGGGGTTGGTTTTTGGCTTCCCTGTGCTCGTGGTGCTTGTGATCATCGGGCTTTTCGATACGGGCTCCCCGATTTTTCGGCAAGTGCGTGTCGGTCGCCATCAGCAGCCGTTTACGCTGGTCAAATTCCGCACCATGCGGGTGGATACGGCGTCGGTTGCCACGCACCTGGCGAGCAGTGCGTCGATTACCCGCTTTGGCCGTTTTCTGCGCAAGACCAAGCTGGACGAGCTGCCACAGCTTTGGAATGTGCTCAAGGGCGAGATGAGCCTGGTGGGGCCTCGGCCCGGGTTGTTCAATCAGGAAGAGCTGACTGCAGAGCGCGCCAGGCGGGGTGTGTATGCAGTACGCCCCGGAATTACCGGCTTGGCTCAGGTGAGCGAGATCGATATGTCCACGCCCGCGCTCTTGGCCGAAACGGATCAAAAAATGATCCAGAGCCTGACTGTCGCGGACTATTTCAAGTACATCTTCATGACCGTGGCGGGTAAGGGTGCCGGCGATCGGATTGTGCACAAGGGCTGA
- a CDS encoding UDP-glucose 4-epimerase family protein, whose protein sequence is MIEQRYKLLVTGATGFVGSRLMTKLGRCDDFIVIPCIRFSSSLICNFPRAEYIDEISPFTDWSSILVNIDSIVHVAGRAHIPSDKTLDVLDEYCKVNVGGTLNLGRQAAAAGVKRFVYISSIGVNGNINDHPFIADDQPNPVEPYALSKWEAEQGLWQIQQESGMEVVIIRPPLVYGPGAPGSFGSLVRWVEKGVPLPLGAIHNKRSLVGIDNLVDLIIRCIDHPAAANQVFLAGDGEDLSTTELLRSVGKAMGKPARLIPVPVGLLQFGATLLGKKAMAQRLLGSLQVDISKTCELLDWQPPYTVEEGLRRCFEPVD, encoded by the coding sequence ATGATAGAGCAGCGATACAAACTACTTGTTACAGGTGCAACAGGCTTCGTTGGTAGCCGTCTTATGACTAAGTTGGGGCGGTGTGATGATTTCATTGTGATACCCTGTATTAGATTTTCGTCGTCTTTAATATGTAATTTTCCCCGTGCTGAATATATTGACGAGATAAGTCCATTTACTGATTGGTCATCTATTCTCGTTAACATAGATTCGATTGTACATGTTGCTGGTCGTGCTCATATTCCTTCCGATAAAACGCTTGACGTGCTAGATGAATACTGCAAGGTAAATGTGGGAGGAACACTCAACTTGGGAAGGCAGGCTGCGGCTGCTGGTGTCAAGCGCTTTGTTTATATTAGCTCGATTGGCGTAAATGGTAATATTAACGATCATCCATTTATCGCGGATGATCAGCCTAATCCTGTTGAGCCCTATGCTTTGTCTAAATGGGAAGCTGAGCAGGGATTATGGCAAATTCAGCAAGAGTCAGGTATGGAGGTCGTGATCATTCGTCCTCCTTTGGTCTACGGCCCTGGCGCCCCTGGAAGCTTTGGTAGTTTGGTGCGTTGGGTCGAAAAAGGTGTTCCTCTACCGCTAGGGGCAATTCACAACAAGCGCTCTCTCGTCGGTATCGACAATCTGGTCGACCTGATCATCCGCTGCATCGACCATCCCGCCGCTGCCAATCAAGTCTTCCTGGCCGGCGATGGCGAAGACTTGTCTACCACTGAGCTGCTGCGCTCTGTGGGCAAGGCGATGGGTAAGCCTGCACGCTTGATCCCGGTTCCCGTAGGGCTACTTCAGTTTGGTGCTACCTTGCTTGGCAAGAAGGCAATGGCTCAGCGGTTGCTAGGCTCTCTGCAAGTGGACATCAGCAAGACGTGCGAGCTATTGGACTGGCAGCCGCCATACACTGTCGAAGAGGGCCTGCGTCGCTGCTTCGAGCCCGTTGACTGA
- a CDS encoding glycosyltransferase family 2 protein has protein sequence MLSGFFEVIILLLSGINVLPLSMGSVFMNAKPLVSIVMPLYNAMPYFEFSVASVLAQSYECWELLIVDDCSTDGCGQQAVQYASGDSRIKYFRNAANLGVAASRNIALQNAVGYFIAFLDSDDRWEPDKLEKQVRFMISRSLSITYCSYARFSENGLFLGVVNPKPKIGYKHMLFMNHIGLLTAMYDRRKVPGVIFMAVGHEDYLFWMHALQKVGSAECVPSDGPMAHYLVRKHSLSGNKLKAAKWQWVNYRENLGLGFSRSFFYFLCYAFLSFIRKFG, from the coding sequence ATGTTAAGCGGATTTTTTGAAGTTATTATTTTGTTGCTGTCCGGGATTAATGTTTTGCCATTGTCAATGGGTTCGGTATTTATGAATGCTAAGCCTTTAGTAAGTATTGTAATGCCGCTATATAATGCGATGCCTTACTTTGAATTCTCTGTTGCTTCTGTCCTCGCGCAGTCTTATGAGTGCTGGGAGCTGCTGATTGTGGACGATTGTTCTACCGACGGATGCGGACAACAAGCCGTGCAGTATGCAAGCGGTGATTCTAGAATTAAGTATTTTCGCAATGCTGCTAATCTTGGGGTCGCAGCTTCACGCAATATAGCCTTGCAGAATGCAGTAGGTTATTTCATAGCTTTTCTTGATAGCGATGACCGTTGGGAACCTGACAAACTAGAAAAGCAGGTTCGTTTTATGATAAGTAGGTCGTTAAGTATTACATATTGCTCTTACGCCAGATTTTCAGAGAATGGCCTTTTTTTAGGTGTTGTCAACCCCAAGCCGAAAATTGGTTATAAGCACATGCTGTTTATGAATCATATCGGATTGTTGACTGCTATGTACGACAGAAGAAAAGTCCCCGGTGTGATCTTTATGGCGGTTGGACACGAAGATTATCTATTTTGGATGCATGCTTTGCAGAAAGTTGGGTCCGCTGAATGCGTGCCCAGTGATGGGCCCATGGCTCATTATTTAGTCAGAAAACACTCTTTGTCTGGTAATAAGTTGAAGGCGGCAAAGTGGCAGTGGGTTAATTATCGGGAAAATTTGGGGCTCGGTTTCTCGCGTTCGTTTTTTTATTTTCTGTGCTATGCTTTTTTGTCATTTATACGGAAATTTGGTTAA
- a CDS encoding glycosyltransferase family 2 protein: MKSVSVLIPTYQPGWYLERCLDSIECQTLPKKSYKVYLALNGPSDGYDEFVIRILKKYTFNWEYIYVEQAGVSNARNVLLERSCEDYIAFIDDDDVVSPDYLEQLLMKSSETFISVSNSFNFTDSVTHLTNNYLGISFSKLNDVEVSLFKSRKFFSSPVCKLIHRDIIGGVRFDPKLKIGEDSLYLAALSKRVSGVRKTASSACYYVCERQGSASRSKISRIDELRRLSYLIIAYSKMFFKGYNIPFILSRIVDSIVHVKRIF; this comes from the coding sequence ATGAAATCCGTATCGGTGTTGATACCTACTTACCAACCTGGCTGGTATTTAGAAAGGTGTCTGGATTCGATTGAATGTCAGACTTTACCCAAAAAGTCATATAAGGTTTATCTGGCTTTAAACGGTCCTAGTGACGGTTATGACGAGTTTGTTATTAGGATCTTGAAAAAATATACTTTTAACTGGGAGTATATTTATGTGGAACAGGCTGGAGTCTCCAATGCGAGAAATGTTTTGCTAGAGCGGTCCTGTGAAGATTATATTGCATTTATAGACGATGACGATGTGGTAAGCCCTGACTACCTTGAGCAGTTGCTTATGAAGTCTTCAGAGACCTTTATTTCTGTTAGTAATTCTTTCAATTTTACCGATTCGGTAACTCATTTGACTAATAATTATCTCGGAATAAGTTTCTCTAAGCTAAATGATGTTGAGGTTTCGCTTTTCAAGTCTAGAAAATTTTTTTCGTCGCCAGTTTGTAAGCTGATCCATAGAGACATCATAGGGGGGGTAAGGTTTGATCCTAAGCTAAAAATTGGCGAGGATTCTTTATATTTGGCTGCGTTGAGTAAGAGGGTCTCGGGTGTCCGTAAGACAGCATCAAGTGCTTGTTATTACGTATGCGAACGACAGGGTTCGGCAAGCCGGTCAAAAATTTCGCGAATAGATGAGCTTAGAAGGTTGTCCTATCTGATTATTGCTTACTCTAAAATGTTTTTCAAAGGATACAATATTCCTTTTATTCTCAGTCGAATAGTAGATTCGATAGTTCATGTTAAGCGGATTTTTTGA
- a CDS encoding EpsG family protein, producing the protein MIYYLGFAAFSIVSLVLTEVFRTKIFLYVLLIFAFLFSALRYDAGYDFFSYMNLISEAEGASFDRLEFINKFLIGVARYVNVPQLYFVVTSFIYLVFMILGFRHVKSVNSVTVAMLLFFIGSYLTSFDIIRQMSAVAIVFYATTRLLTKDYFVSFLLAFAAFGLHRSAVIFIFIFMFYVLVRDRRFGLCSYIFFFALSIFSLKFAVQILQAAGLYTSYIESGGNDSGGKIYLMLGFMVFALLLLAKTKDQTRLFWVGFNLFFLGFLIYTVFLPFGYFVTRVSYFLFPWGFVAWSELIYGSTKNRMLLICFIWIFSLVIFFLTLYVSFQSARNPYLNYRFFFMEGL; encoded by the coding sequence ATGATTTACTATCTAGGATTTGCGGCTTTTTCTATTGTCAGTTTGGTTTTGACTGAGGTCTTTCGGACAAAAATTTTCTTGTACGTTTTGTTGATTTTTGCTTTTTTATTCTCCGCGCTTAGGTATGATGCAGGATATGATTTTTTTAGTTATATGAATCTAATAAGTGAGGCTGAGGGGGCTTCTTTTGATAGGCTCGAGTTCATAAATAAATTTTTGATTGGTGTGGCGAGATACGTTAATGTTCCTCAGCTTTATTTTGTAGTCACGAGTTTTATTTATTTAGTGTTCATGATCCTGGGATTTCGCCACGTCAAGAGTGTAAACTCGGTGACTGTGGCCATGCTATTGTTTTTCATTGGTTCCTATTTAACTTCGTTTGATATTATCCGTCAAATGTCGGCGGTAGCCATTGTATTTTATGCTACTACAAGGTTGCTCACGAAGGACTATTTCGTAAGTTTTTTGCTTGCGTTCGCCGCTTTTGGTCTTCACAGATCCGCTGTGATATTTATCTTTATTTTTATGTTTTATGTGCTTGTCCGAGATAGGCGGTTTGGGCTCTGTTCTTATATTTTTTTCTTCGCTCTTTCTATATTTTCTTTGAAATTTGCTGTTCAAATTTTGCAGGCGGCAGGACTGTATACGAGCTATATTGAAAGTGGCGGCAATGATTCGGGGGGCAAGATTTACTTGATGTTAGGTTTCATGGTTTTTGCTCTCCTGTTGCTAGCGAAAACCAAAGATCAGACAAGGTTGTTTTGGGTTGGCTTCAATTTGTTCTTCTTGGGTTTTTTGATTTATACAGTATTTTTGCCTTTTGGTTATTTTGTTACAAGAGTAAGTTATTTTTTGTTTCCCTGGGGATTTGTGGCTTGGAGTGAGCTAATATATGGTTCAACAAAAAATAGAATGCTGTTAATTTGCTTTATATGGATTTTTTCACTGGTTATTTTTTTTCTTACCCTTTATGTTTCTTTTCAATCCGCAAGGAATCCATATCTAAACTATAGATTTTTCTTTATGGAAGGCTTGTGA
- a CDS encoding glycosyltransferase family 2 protein — MRFSIVLPTYNVGEYIERCLLSCIHQTYHDIEVVVVDDCGHDDSIERARRVAEKDSRIKIVRNLTNLGTYHARRIGVENSTGEYILFLDPDDELRINTVEVVKQSLKIKKDILLYGVENIPRKKFYETQAVMPQITGDSLDRNNVRKIFMARGFNLGTPGKVFRREILMRAYSNLSISPSTRLIFSEDVLLFSEALSLSESASVVSENLYVYHRNQDSVTQVQTTEALRFKAAQATFCLCLISKRAEVFKDRCYIYGPVFQRLEVDAKKLNILLNVSFLSGLKDYVFIIRRAKSIKYVVKMFVYIVTGMKVRLV, encoded by the coding sequence GTGAGATTTAGTATTGTATTGCCAACATATAATGTTGGGGAATATATAGAACGCTGCCTGCTCTCTTGCATACATCAGACGTATCACGATATTGAGGTTGTCGTCGTTGATGATTGCGGGCATGACGACTCTATCGAAAGGGCTCGGCGGGTCGCGGAAAAAGATTCTAGGATAAAGATCGTTCGGAACCTAACTAATTTAGGTACATACCACGCACGGCGTATAGGTGTGGAAAACTCAACAGGCGAATACATTTTGTTTCTTGATCCAGATGACGAGTTAAGGATAAATACAGTGGAGGTTGTCAAGCAAAGCCTTAAAATAAAAAAAGATATTTTATTGTATGGGGTGGAGAACATACCAAGAAAAAAATTTTATGAAACTCAAGCCGTTATGCCGCAGATAACAGGCGATTCGTTAGACCGTAATAATGTTCGAAAAATTTTCATGGCGCGAGGGTTTAATCTGGGAACGCCAGGCAAAGTATTCAGGCGCGAAATTTTAATGCGTGCTTATTCTAATCTAAGCATCTCGCCTTCTACGAGGTTGATATTTTCTGAGGACGTTTTACTTTTCTCAGAGGCTTTAAGTTTGTCGGAAAGTGCTTCGGTGGTGTCTGAAAATCTTTATGTTTACCATAGAAATCAGGATTCTGTTACCCAGGTTCAAACTACTGAGGCCTTGCGATTCAAAGCTGCTCAGGCTACGTTTTGTTTGTGTTTAATTTCCAAGCGAGCCGAAGTTTTCAAGGATCGTTGCTACATCTACGGTCCTGTATTTCAAAGGCTAGAAGTCGATGCTAAAAAGTTAAATATTCTTTTGAATGTTTCTTTTTTGTCTGGCCTTAAAGATTATGTATTTATTATACGTAGAGCAAAAAGCATTAAGTACGTTGTCAAGATGTTTGTCTATATAGTTACCGGTATGAAGGTTAGGCTTGTCTAG
- a CDS encoding polysaccharide pyruvyl transferase family protein, translating to MKVAIMTQPLGQNYGGILQAWALQQVLQRLGHEPVTIDRQADAPNLIYQLARFGYRAFKKATGNRPAPLNFERHFPRILSNTSAFIVENIKTSPPLNSTAKLKDHFSREKYDAVVVGSDQTWRPCYSPNIENFFLDFIDCDSIKRYAYASSFGVDNWEFTKEQTERCAALAKKFDVISVREKSGIDLCRNHLGVKASHVLDPTLLLQKDAYEALFIDKKLPRRSGVYTYILDDAQWKARVVETVTRSFGKKTYSNQPKCNLSDLSSSNLSDYEMPSIEGWLQGFFDADFIVTDSFHGTVFSVIFEKPFISLINAGRGATRFFSLADELGVQDRILEKHDEESIKNLIETPVDFEQVRSRLGALRKTSEDALFEMLPVKFG from the coding sequence ATGAAAGTTGCAATCATGACCCAGCCGCTTGGTCAGAACTACGGAGGTATCTTACAGGCTTGGGCGCTGCAGCAAGTGCTCCAACGGCTGGGGCACGAACCAGTAACTATTGACAGGCAGGCTGATGCTCCGAATCTAATTTATCAATTGGCTCGCTTCGGCTACCGCGCGTTTAAAAAGGCTACCGGAAACCGACCTGCCCCTTTGAATTTCGAGCGGCACTTTCCAAGAATTTTGAGTAACACCAGCGCTTTTATCGTCGAAAATATTAAAACTTCTCCGCCGCTTAATAGTACAGCAAAACTAAAAGATCACTTTTCTAGGGAAAAATACGACGCAGTTGTAGTTGGTAGCGATCAAACATGGCGGCCTTGCTATTCGCCTAATATTGAAAACTTTTTTCTAGACTTCATAGACTGTGACTCCATAAAGCGCTACGCCTACGCTTCCTCTTTCGGTGTTGATAATTGGGAGTTCACGAAGGAGCAAACAGAGCGCTGCGCCGCTCTAGCAAAGAAATTTGATGTTATTAGCGTTCGCGAAAAATCTGGTATCGATCTATGCCGCAATCACTTAGGTGTAAAGGCTAGTCACGTCTTGGATCCTACATTACTCTTACAAAAAGATGCATATGAAGCTTTATTTATAGATAAGAAGTTACCTCGCCGAAGTGGTGTTTATACTTATATTCTTGACGACGCGCAATGGAAAGCGAGGGTTGTAGAAACGGTAACACGCTCATTCGGGAAAAAGACTTATAGTAATCAGCCAAAATGTAATTTATCTGACTTGTCTTCAAGCAATCTGAGCGATTATGAAATGCCCAGTATTGAAGGATGGTTGCAGGGTTTTTTTGACGCTGACTTTATAGTTACAGATTCTTTTCACGGCACTGTCTTCTCAGTTATCTTTGAAAAGCCTTTTATTAGCTTGATAAACGCTGGCAGAGGCGCGACGCGATTTTTTTCCTTAGCTGACGAGCTAGGCGTTCAAGACAGAATATTAGAAAAACATGACGAAGAATCCATAAAAAATCTGATAGAAACGCCAGTAGACTTCGAACAAGTTAGATCGCGATTAGGTGCTTTACGCAAAACATCAGAAGATGCGCTCTTTGAAATGTTACCGGTAAAGTTTGGATAA
- a CDS encoding Coenzyme F420 hydrogenase/dehydrogenase, beta subunit C-terminal domain produces the protein MSAMKPLVLSMVVENDLCIGCGACVQACPSKAVDVNWNNYGFIVATSNDNQCHADGNCIEVCPFNPMPGSGYKNEDGLAAVFLADAPMHHPKIGRYHAIYAGYSEKYRETSSSGGIASFMYEALFDKGLINHVVTVGESKSSDSYYQYNIISNKEELLSIAKTRYHPVTLASTLEKIKQLDGRVAISGVGCFIKAIRLAQDKDPILKEKIAFLVGIICGGVKSKFFTEYLAARAGASSNFSKPDYRVKDLRSTAVDYGFSCIDNPSDTTKLIKMREVGDMWGTGMFKANACDFCDDVTTELADVSLGDAWLDPYDQDGGGHSVILARSALAQDILQDGLFTNALQMETLPLELFLLSQQGSFNHRHDSMGTRIAQAKRYGAVVPPKRIIGNKQPLYLRLVQRARRETRAKSLATWASYADAAMFDKKMKASLLRLSLITRLSHVMRKLNTKRKRNP, from the coding sequence ATGAGTGCAATGAAGCCCCTTGTTCTTTCTATGGTAGTGGAGAACGATTTATGCATTGGTTGTGGTGCCTGTGTACAAGCCTGTCCAAGCAAAGCAGTGGATGTAAATTGGAATAATTATGGGTTTATAGTTGCGACCAGCAACGATAATCAGTGTCACGCGGATGGAAACTGTATTGAGGTTTGTCCATTTAACCCTATGCCCGGCTCGGGATACAAAAATGAGGACGGCTTAGCTGCAGTTTTTCTCGCTGACGCCCCAATGCATCATCCAAAAATTGGCCGCTATCACGCCATTTACGCGGGGTATTCTGAAAAATACCGCGAGACTTCCTCCTCTGGCGGTATTGCATCATTTATGTATGAGGCCCTCTTTGATAAAGGGTTGATCAATCATGTAGTTACCGTCGGCGAATCTAAATCCTCTGATAGCTATTACCAATATAATATAATTAGCAATAAAGAAGAACTTTTGAGTATAGCGAAGACCCGCTATCACCCGGTTACGCTGGCATCGACATTAGAAAAAATTAAACAGTTGGATGGGCGAGTGGCAATCAGTGGGGTTGGCTGCTTTATTAAGGCAATCAGACTTGCTCAGGATAAGGATCCTATATTAAAAGAAAAAATTGCTTTTCTCGTTGGTATTATTTGCGGTGGTGTAAAAAGCAAATTTTTTACCGAGTATCTTGCTGCCAGAGCGGGCGCAAGTAGCAATTTTTCAAAACCCGACTACCGCGTTAAGGATTTAAGGAGTACGGCCGTAGATTATGGTTTTAGCTGCATCGATAACCCTAGCGACACGACTAAACTAATTAAGATGCGCGAAGTGGGTGATATGTGGGGCACGGGAATGTTCAAGGCCAATGCATGTGATTTCTGTGATGATGTCACAACGGAGCTTGCGGACGTATCGTTAGGAGATGCTTGGCTTGACCCCTACGACCAAGATGGCGGCGGACACAGCGTAATTTTGGCGCGTAGTGCTCTAGCACAAGATATTTTGCAGGACGGCCTGTTCACAAATGCTTTGCAAATGGAAACCCTACCACTTGAGCTATTTCTTTTGTCCCAACAAGGTAGCTTCAACCATCGGCATGATTCTATGGGGACGAGAATCGCGCAAGCAAAGCGCTACGGCGCTGTTGTTCCTCCCAAACGTATAATAGGGAATAAACAACCACTTTACTTAAGACTAGTTCAGCGCGCAAGAAGGGAAACGCGAGCTAAAAGCCTTGCAACGTGGGCGTCATATGCTGATGCGGCCATGTTCGATAAAAAAATGAAAGCCTCGCTATTAAGGTTAAGCTTAATAACTAGGCTTTCGCATGTAATGCGAAAACTAAACACTAAACGGAAAAGAAATCCATGA